In Clarias gariepinus isolate MV-2021 ecotype Netherlands chromosome 1, CGAR_prim_01v2, whole genome shotgun sequence, one DNA window encodes the following:
- the LOC128524867 gene encoding delta-type opioid receptor-like → MDSDLVDTLREEKCVSECELNASVSGEADPRNVPPEYMSPLIPVITAVYSVVFIVGLAGNCLVMYVIIRYTKMKTATNIYIFNLALADALVTTTMPFQSADYLLNSWPFGEVVCKVFISIDYYNMFTSIFTLTMMSVDRYVAVCHPVKALDFRTPLMAKTINVGIWVLSSAAGVPAMVLGGTQTNNGTTECALQFPDPYEYWDTLMKICVFVFAFVAPVLIISICYSLMLLRLRSVRLLSGSREKDRNLRRITRLVLVVVAAFIICWTPIHIFILLKAVVAIPETTPLMAAYFLCVALGYTNSSLNPILYAFLDENFKRCFKDFCLPAKRKGDRGVGASRLGRIASRQSPQAAESAPRTAKPA, encoded by the exons ATGGACTCGGACCTGGTGGACACGTTGAGGGAGGAgaagtgtgtgtctgagtgtgagCTGAACGCGTCCGTGAGCGGCGAGGCGGATCCGCGCAATGTGCCGCCGGAGTACATGTCACCTCTCATCCCCGTCATCACCGCCGTCTACTCCGTGGTCTTCATAGTGGGGCTGGCGGGGAACTGCCTGGTTATGTATGTCATTATCAG ATACACCAAAATGAAGACAGCAACCAACATTTACATCTTTAACCTGGCTTTGGCTGATGCTTTAGTTACCACCACAATGCCATTTCAGAGTGCAGACTACTTGTTGAACTCCTGGCCATTTGGTGAAGTCGTATGCAAAGTGTTCATCTCCATTGACTACTACAACATGTTCACCAGCATTTTCACACTAACCATGATGAGTGTGGATCGTTATGTGGCTGTGTGCCATCCTGTCAAGGCACTAGACTTCCGTACACCACTCATGGCTAAGACCATCAACGTGGGCATATGGGTATTGTCCTCAGCAGCTGGAGTGCCGGCTATGGTGCTGGGGGGAACACAGACCAATAACG GCACCACAGAGTGTGCCCTGCAGTTTCCTGACCCTTACGAGTACTGGGACACTCTAATGAAgatctgtgtgtttgtctttgcTTTTGTCGCTCCCGTCCTCATCATTAGCATCTGCTACTCTCTCATGCTTCTTCGACTGCGTAGTGTCCGCTTACTGTCTGGTTCTCGAGAGAAAGACCGCAACCTTCGCCGCATCACCCGTTTGGTCCTAGTGGTTGTGGCAGCTTTTATAATTTGTTGGACCCCTATTCATATCTTCATTCTCCTGAAAGCTGTAGTAGCCATTCCTGAGACCACACCACTAATGGCTGCCTATTTTCTGTGTGTTGCTCTTGGGTACACCAACAGCAGCCTCAATCCAATTCTCTACGCGTTTCTAGATGAGAATTTTAAGAGGTGCTTTAAGGACTTCTGTTTGCCAGCAAAGCGAAAGGGAGATAGAGGGGTTGGAGCGAGCAGACTTGGGAGAATTGCATCCAGGCAGTCTCCCCAGGCTGCAGAGAGTGCCCCAAGGACAGCAAAGCCAGCATGA
- the chmp5b gene encoding charged multivesicular body protein 5: MNRIFGKGKPKAPPPNLTDCIGNVDSRAESIDKKISRLDAELMKYKDQIKKMRDGPSKNMVKQKAMRVLKQKRMYEGQRDQLMQQSFNMEQANYTIQSLKDTKTTVDAMKIGAKEMKKAYKNVKIDHIEDLQDQLEDMMEDANEVQEALSRSYGTPDIDEDDLEAELDALGDELLLDDDSSYLDEASTAPAIPEGTPGDRSTNRDGVLVDEFGLPQIPAS, encoded by the exons ATGAACCGCATTTTCGGCAAAGGAAAACCTAAAGCACCCCCTCCCAACCTTACCGACTGTATAGGAAAT GTTGACTCCCGGGCCGAGTCCATTGATAAGAAGATATCCAGACTTGATGCTGAAttgatgaaatataaagatcAGATAAAGAAGATGAGAGATGGGCCATCAAAG AACATGGTAAAGCAGAAGGCCATGCGGGTTCTTAAACAGAAAAGAAT GTATGAAGGCCAAAGAGATCAACTGATGCAGCAGTCGTTTAACATGGAGCAGGCAAACTACACTATTCAGTCACTTAAAGACACCAAAACAACC GTGGATGCTATGAAGATTGGAGCCAAAGAAATGAAGAAGGCTTACAAGAATGTAAAAATCGATCATATTGAG GATCTTCAAGACCAGTTGGAGGACATGATGGAGGATGCAAACGAAGTACAGGAGGCTCTGAGCCGTAGCTATGGAACGCCAGATATTGATGAAGATGATCTGGAAGCCG AGCTGGATGCACTTGGTGACGAGTTGCTTTTGGATGATGACAGCTCTTACCTTGACGAAGCTTCCACAGCTCCAGCTATACCAGAAGGCACTCCGGGAGACAGGAGCACAAACCGG GATGGAGTTCTGGTCGATGAATTCGGACTTCCTCAGATTCCAGCATCATAA
- the fastkd3 gene encoding FAST kinase domain-containing protein 3, mitochondrial: MALKVVRRLRVLKQVAVPHLVCPTTLNACLKQHVCAPAVTLSQDFRPSLSAKEGNHRRTRRLSTTTREPLFLVAGSIRLPRDASRGGALTSLLHGLSADEKRAFKGLLFSCMTSQQVLHLVHLTPHLTNAGAVAVLHRLADLEQNGGRGLKEPEVLLSDPGLNRICLRLQQEAGELEDEVVVRALLGCTRLYLDPHSHLVTRLMSETQVRLNTGHLSIETLSNLVQALFALNGPNCCILEQAVCQIQNKDPAQWNPSELTSVYKMLASGLGLGGRYQELLNEINARALRLASKMDRVTVSETLGALVMLGQKQALPLVIALCKQAVRHVPNFADTELSVVLSALMHYGHSDHFLVEALERHVPKIAFTAHPETVTRVMQYFGRRRIFSPPVFDAVAESFVYRADEYTTEQMSRQIVALGAVGYIPQEAGRLFRKVESVLNARFSQFHPRTLLALLHACTLLQRFPLNFVSKVFSPFFLQELQDGSVMDQAVLAQLTQLYMTMKLECPFYRGPQFLPKLRVKSFLAPGSSLESLVDPQLYNGVKSGLVDLLGGRTYFASKVLTPYCYTLDVEIKLDENGYVLPATHVEEIYKRIALCIDGPKRFAANARHLLGKEAIKQRHLKILGYEIVQIPYFEFEKLKDKANIVEYLHKKIFPHTYRLSW; encoded by the exons ATGGCTCTGAAAGTGGTACGCAGGCTGCGTGTGCTAAAGCAAGTGGCTGTTCCTCACCTTGTCTGTCCAACCACTCTGAATGCGTGTCTTAAACAACATGTTTGCGCTCCGGCCGTTACCTTATCTCAGGACTTCCGTCCTTCTCTCTCTGCAAAAGAAGGAAATCATCGGAGAACAAGGCGGCTAAGCACCACAACCCGTGAGCCTCTCTTTCTTGTGGCCGGATCCATCCGGCTTCCCCGTGATGCTTCAAGAGGAGGAGCTCTCACCTCTCTGTTGCATGGCCTGAGTGCTGATGAGAAACGTGCGTTTAAAGGGCTCCTTTTCTCCTGCATGACTTCTCAACAAGTGCTGCACCTTGTGCACCTCACCCCACATCTCACGAATGCAGGTGCTGTTGCTGTTCTGCACAGACTGGCTGATCTGGAGCAGAATGGAGGTAGAGGACTTAAAGAGCCAGAGGTGCTGCTGTCTGATCCGGGTTTGAACAGGATTTGTCTAAGGTTACAGCAAGAAGCCGGTGAGCTAGAAGATGAGGTGGTGGTTAGAGCTCTGCTGGGCTGTACACGTCTTTATCTAGACCCACACAGTCACTTGGTGACGAGATTGATGTCCGAGACCCAGGTACGGCTAAACACGGGTCACTTGAGCATCGAGACTCTGAGTAATTTAGTGCAAGCACTTTTCGCACTAAATGGGCCGAACTGTTGCATTCTTGAGCAAGCTGTGTGCCAGATCCAGAACAAAGATCCAGCTCAATGGAATCCAAGTGAACTCACCTCTGTCTATAAAATGCTAGCTTCAGGTTTGGGTTTAGGAGGACGTTACCAGGAACTGCTGAACGAAATTAATGCTCGAGCGCTCCGACTTGCCTCAAAAATGGACCGTGTAACAGTCAGCGAAACATTAGGAGCACTTGTCATGCTGGGCCAAAAGCAGGCACTCCCGCTGGTGATCGCTTTATGCAAACAGGCTGTGCGTCACGTGCCGAACTTTGCGGATACCGAACTGTCGGTTGTATTGTCTGCACTCATGCACTATGGACATAGCGATCACTTTCTCGTCGAGGCTCTGGAGCGCCACGTACCAAAAATAGCCTTTACTGCTCACCCTGAGACAGTAACCAGGGTAATGCAATATTTTGGGCGACGGCGCATTTTTTCTCCACCGGTTTTTGATGCAGTGGCCGAAAGCTTTGTGTACAGGGCTGATGAGTACACAACGGAACAGATGTCAAGGCAGATAGTGGCGCTGGGAGCAGTGGGATACATACCTCAGGAGGCTGGACGGCTTTTCCGGAAGGTGGAGTCTGTCTTGAATGCACGTTTTTCGCAATTTCATCCGCGAACACTTCTTGCGCTGTTGCACGCTTGTACGCTTTTACAGAGATTTCCGCTCAACTTTGTCTCAAAGGTCTTCAGCCCATTTTTCCTACAGGAGCTTCAGG ATGGCAGTGTGATGGATCAGGCGGTGCTGGCTCAGCTTACACAGCTCTACATGACAATGAAACTGGAATGTCCATTCTATCGG ggTCCACAATTTTTACCTAAGCTGCGTGTGAAGTCATTTCTGGCTCCTGGATCTTCTTTGGAGAGCCTGGTGGACCCTCAGCTTTACAATGGGGTGAAGAGCGGCTTGGTGGATTTGCTGGGGGGTCGAACTTACTTTGCCTCCAAAGTCCTTACACCATACTGTTACACACTTG atgTGGAGATAAAACTGGATGAAAATGGCTACGTCTTACCTGCCACACATGTTGAGGAAATATATAAAAG AATTGCTTTATGCATTGATGGACCAAAGCGCTTTGCTGCTAATGCCAGACACCTTCTGGGAAAGGAGGCTATCAAGCAGCGACACCTAAAGATTCTGGGATATGAAATTGTTCAG attcccTATTTCGAGTTTGAAAAACTAAAGGACAAAGCAAACATAGTCGAGTACCTGCACAAGAAGATTTTCCCTCACACGTACCGACTCAGCTGGTGA